TTTGTTCATAAAGATAACCGCTCCTTGGACAGGCGTGGACATATATATAGGTAGCTGAATGCCTGTGATAACTTTTTGGTTTCCACTTGCTAAGTCATCAATAGTAAATTCCGTCGAGTCATTTTTGGTTAGCCAGCCAAGACTCGCATCTTTCGTGTCTACCACCACTTTGTTATTTCCTGTAGTAACAAAGTCGGCATTTTTATTTGGTAAATGAGCGGCAATTTTGTAAGTGCCATTGCTTAAGCCAGCAAAGTTAAACAACCCATTTTTTTGATTAGCAGAGTCAGGAGAAGTATAAATCGTGTCTATTTTCTTCCATTCTCCGTTTTCTTCTTTATATAAATCTAACTGAACTGAGTTTAGCCCATTCTCTCCACTATCCTGTATACCATTTTTATTCAAGTCAATAAAGGAATCCCCTGCGAGACTTAAATCGGTAGCTGGTGTAGTACTTTTCACACCGCCGCGTGGTGGTTCAGAAGCTAGCTTACTCGTACCAGATGCGGTTTCTTTATCCACTCGGTAAGCGATAGAGTTATAAGCAATTTCACCGTTCCGTGGCGCATCAGTTGGAACAACTCCTTCAAAATGAAGGTCAATTTGGTCGCCTACTTTGAATTCGGTATTCGGTAATTTGATTCGGAAGCTTTTAACATCCGCCATGTTGGTTGGTGCGGTCATTTGCCACGCTGCACCAGGAACATCTTCTCCATCTGCATTAAATCGTTCTGGTGTGGTGCTAGTAGAATACTCAACGGTCGCAGTATCACTTTTCTTCCCATTAACGAGCACTTCGATTTCGCTTGTTGGGATGACGGAGAACTGCGAACCTCGATCTCCGGTGCCAAGAACATATTGGTCGCCTACATAGGGTAAGATGTCAATAATTTCTAAGTTGTTCATACTTTTGGTTCCGTTATTTTTAAAATTTAAATTGTAGTCAACTTTTTTGCCAGGAATTGTTGTTGCGGTGGTGGTGCTAACATCAACGAGTTCTTTATTCTCGCTTCCTTTGATTTTCATTTTGGTCGTTAAGCTGTTGGAAATACCTACGTTTGCGATCATTGTGGTGGATAAATACTTACTGGTAGTCACTCCAGGTAGTTTAGCTTGGAGTTCACTGGATAAGGTTTTAGCGCTGAGCCCATTGTTACCTGCACCATTTACGGTCCAGCTAGTATCCGTCATCGAGCCCATTCCAAATTCTACTTTATTTTCACCACTGTTCACTTTATTTAGCTTAAAGTTTAAATCTATTGCCAACATTTCACATTGATTCAAACCCGGTGACAAACTGGTGTTAGGCGCCTCCCAGTAAAGCAACGTAGAACCATCTGTTAGAGTTTCTTCACCACTAACATCTGCGGAAGCTTTTGGATAAAGTGTATCTATTCCATTACTTGGTGCGTATGTGTAGTTTAAGATACTAGCATAAGGCTGTTGAATATAATTTCTTAATAAAGTTACATCCATTCCTTTTGGAACAATAACAAAAATATAGGGATTTTCTAATTTATTGGCATAACTCGCCAGACGAACAGATTGGGCAATACTATCCCCATTAAAGAAAATCGAGCTATCAAAATTTTGACCATAATAACTTACACTTGATGGATAAAATACAGCACCATTGATTTTAGCTGGACTAGTGGTTTGCTCCACAACCTGAATCGTTTTCTTTAAGGCATTAGTAGTTGCATCCACTGTTTTACTTGTTTTATCAAAATCGGTATAGGTTATTGATTCTGGTTGTAATACGAATGAGTCACCAGCTTTTATGCCAGTATTTTGAAAACGAAATGTGCCTGGACTATAAGGAGGTAAGTCACTTGTGCTTACAATACCATCTTTATAGGTAATTCGGTACTTTTCGATTCGTTGCGAAGATTGGTCCACTTTTGTCAAATCCCACCCACTTCGAGTATTGGCAGCCATCGCTTTCCATACACCATTTTGATAATACTCTAATTTTTTTATTGAGTTAAGAGAATTATTGTTTGGGATAAAAGAGAGTGGCTTGAGTCCTTCGGGAACCGGTGCAGTAATTTGTAAGTCATTTACTCCGGACATAGAAGAAGCTACTCTGGGCGTGAATCCCCATTCGATAATATCATTTTCAGACATATTGGTTTTGGAAACTTGACTATCGACAGTTACAGTGGATTTTGGAGCAAGTGCAGTAGAGCTCACTTTTAAGGTTGTAACTAAAACATCTTCATCATAGACATTTATAGTTCCTGTATAAACTGTACCTGCTACGGCATTTGCAGGCATGTTAGAAGATACTGCTAGTTGTACTTGGTTATACATATTAGCATTAATTGGACCAAACTCTACTACTTGTTTTTCGGATGTATTGCTAATTTGAGTAGGTGCTCCATTAATCGCACTAAGGGAAGACCAATATTCACCGGGTTTAATGATATTTAAATTAGACATACTAAAGTTAACAATACCTGCACCATTTTCTTTAAGATATTCTAATTTTAAATTTTTAAAGCTCTTATTCCCGCTACTCTTTTTAGTAATTACGGGCCAAGTAATATTATACCCCTTTGGCATAAGCGAAAAAGATATGTTTCTATTTGGATAAAAATCCCAACTACCATCCCCAGCAGTGATGGGTTCATATTCTTTATTCGTATCACTTCCAGCAAACGTGACGCTTACTGTCTTATCGACAGGTACATAGGTATCCCCATTATTGTTTGAAGCAGAAAGAGTCGCTTTTAAGTCTTTTGTCTTTCCAGGTGATGCATCATAGCTAGCTCGAACGACAACCGGAATATCAAACGGTGCTCCACTTGGAATATTATCAACTAGATTAATAGTTAACTTATCTGTAGAAGAGCTATACGTTGCAGATTTTACATTCGGATTAGCCGCTATATTTTTTGGGTAGTTCACCGGTTCTAGCCCGGAGCCAGTGAAATCAATTACAAGTTTCCCATCTTTTAATGTCGCTGAACCATCAAGAAAATTAATCGAGTAACTGACAGTCATTTGTTCCGTGTAATTGCTTAAGGTGGTTTTACTTGCTTCGGCTTGAAGTGAAAGTTTATCAGTAATAGACGAATCAACTATCGGCTCATTTCTCAATAGATTGTTCCCTAATTTATTATTATCTTTAGGAAGCTCGTTTTCTGATTTTTGGATAACTAAATTTAAACTAGCAGCGATATTTGTGCCTGCTTTTAGTTCTAATTTATAGTTACCTGCTTTAGAAGCAATCAATAATAGAGATATTTTGTCTCCTGTTCCTGTAATTGTTACCTCATTCTTGGTTTTACCATAATCGATATTTTCAGTGATTTTTTTTGTATCGAGTTGCAGTTGTTCCGGCAGAACTAATGTGTAGACTTGACCTTTTACAGTGTTTTGGATGATTACTTCATTGTTATTTAGACCTGTATTTTCAGAAGACACTTGCATCTCTACGCTATCTTGTTGAGTCTTAGTCTCGGTTGCACTGGCTATAATGAATGTGGGGGCGACCGTTGCTTGTACTAAAATAGCACCTGCTAAGACGCCTGAGAAAATTTTTCTAATCATTTGTTCGCTCCTTTTAGGCTTATATTATTGCATCTAGTTCTATAATATCCTGCTCGCCCCCTTATATTTTTGGCTATATTCATAAAAAAACAAGCCATTTCCCCTTTTTATGAAGAATTAGTGAATAATATGAGAAAATTCACTTTATTATTTTGCTAATTTGCATAAAAATAAGCCCTAATCGTGTTTACGACTAGGACTTACATGAAAAATTTATTTAATTTTTTTTCGGGCAGTAATCATGTAACCCGCACCTATTATTAATGCGATTCCAATAATTAAAGGAGTATTACTACTTGTATCCCCTGTTTTTGGAAGCGAATTTGGCATTTTTGTTAGACTTTGACTTGTAGCAAGATTCGCTTTTTCCGTGCTCTTGCTCGCAATTTCAGTTAATTTTAAAGGTTCCCTTGGAATTATTTTTGCATTATCTTTGTTCTTAGTATACACATACAATACATCTTGTGCGCTAGTGGTAAATGTTCCAATTTTATTGGTAGGTTGTTTAGTTAATGTGTAACCAACAAAAGAGTTTGCTTCTGTTTCAAAAATTTCTCCAACATTTCCTTTTAAAATAATCGAAT
The nucleotide sequence above comes from Listeria ivanovii subsp. londoniensis. Encoded proteins:
- a CDS encoding LapB repeat-containing protein encodes the protein MIRKIFSGVLAGAILVQATVAPTFIIASATETKTQQDSVEMQVSSENTGLNNNEVIIQNTVKGQVYTLVLPEQLQLDTKKITENIDYGKTKNEVTITGTGDKISLLLIASKAGNYKLELKAGTNIAASLNLVIQKSENELPKDNNKLGNNLLRNEPIVDSSITDKLSLQAEASKTTLSNYTEQMTVSYSINFLDGSATLKDGKLVIDFTGSGLEPVNYPKNIAANPNVKSATYSSSTDKLTINLVDNIPSGAPFDIPVVVRASYDASPGKTKDLKATLSASNNNGDTYVPVDKTVSVTFAGSDTNKEYEPITAGDGSWDFYPNRNISFSLMPKGYNITWPVITKKSSGNKSFKNLKLEYLKENGAGIVNFSMSNLNIIKPGEYWSSLSAINGAPTQISNTSEKQVVEFGPINANMYNQVQLAVSSNMPANAVAGTVYTGTINVYDEDVLVTTLKVSSTALAPKSTVTVDSQVSKTNMSENDIIEWGFTPRVASSMSGVNDLQITAPVPEGLKPLSFIPNNNSLNSIKKLEYYQNGVWKAMAANTRSGWDLTKVDQSSQRIEKYRITYKDGIVSTSDLPPYSPGTFRFQNTGIKAGDSFVLQPESITYTDFDKTSKTVDATTNALKKTIQVVEQTTSPAKINGAVFYPSSVSYYGQNFDSSIFFNGDSIAQSVRLASYANKLENPYIFVIVPKGMDVTLLRNYIQQPYASILNYTYAPSNGIDTLYPKASADVSGEETLTDGSTLLYWEAPNTSLSPGLNQCEMLAIDLNFKLNKVNSGENKVEFGMGSMTDTSWTVNGAGNNGLSAKTLSSELQAKLPGVTTSKYLSTTMIANVGISNSLTTKMKIKGSENKELVDVSTTTATTIPGKKVDYNLNFKNNGTKSMNNLEIIDILPYVGDQYVLGTGDRGSQFSVIPTSEIEVLVNGKKSDTATVEYSTSTTPERFNADGEDVPGAAWQMTAPTNMADVKSFRIKLPNTEFKVGDQIDLHFEGVVPTDAPRNGEIAYNSIAYRVDKETASGTSKLASEPPRGGVKSTTPATDLSLAGDSFIDLNKNGIQDSGENGLNSVQLDLYKEENGEWKKIDTIYTSPDSANQKNGLFNFAGLSNGTYKIAAHLPNKNADFVTTGNNKVVVDTKDASLGWLTKNDSTEFTIDDLASGNQKVITGIQLPIYMSTPVQGAVIFMNKAGERKITPYGEGYQVSLLDEDGKEVKPTVTTNSKGEFAFRDVVIQSPVNYTLQVTAPSGTKMVYAPQNTAFNRTTGVYALNNLTPGVGNTSEIYITDDGLPTTTIELDRTVSPKAITIDSKDTATEVTNKWTVEDEQGVLVYEGSGKIIRIPNDEGTYTATNTATDEAGNTATAQKTFDMDNTAPVLAINPDASIEVNSTEADINWVKPLTTTANDAHDGAITPTIDYRQVVWNELGTYPVTIQATDASGNESTQTVQVQVVDTIAPTILVTNNTLTYTVEDMRDLTEQDLFKAAGLIGGDNYDLAPGQAPQPNKRPMIFTSDFNTVFDAISTVKKGSYQVQVNLEDSSGNEAIPQTISIIVQDTEAPVITADDVTYHINASKTEADFLQDAHVKVTDNNDDTKDLTVSTDFATQVHFAKPGKYEVTISAIDTAGNESTKKVQVQVEKDKPVISTNKEITYQGKTNVSEAKFLSDIHATVTDELEEDVPVTSNFSQKVNQHKVGSYEVTLNAKDSYGNKVNPVIVYVQIENKVPPTLENVTDQTMEATNQMPALSTVFGIQATDYMTGEALKISYTPDQPIQGNVPGTYTIKVSTKDTVGNTAETTATLTIVDTTAPSFTATKTTKQLEINTKAPNWLTFFGIEASDIVDGKVTKEVQVDAKEVNLAKLGTYHVYFMVTDQAGNAANRLTTTVQVVDTSLPELMVTKDKISYPKGKTVSEIQFLQDIGASATDNNGDVTITTDINKSVNWNQSGTYKVTVTATDSSDNVTKKTIQVTIQGDKSAVVISSGSSNHQNNNDSSKNKKNIPETGDRWNTMLLLTGIILLLIGIWLFRRKKAK